One window of Hujiaoplasma nucleasis genomic DNA carries:
- a CDS encoding M42 family metallopeptidase translates to MKKFYKDLVEIPGVSSHEKYVRKYMRMHLEKLSDKIIEDNLGSIFGGINLESEGPTVMMAGHMDEIGAMVKGINKNGTVKMMAIGGISPQVVVSQHMNIVRDDGSFVPGVVGAKPPHLLRDNTSKQVSSFDDFHLDIGADDEDHARSLGIKIGQQIVFENDYKESIDGKKIFSKAWDNRFGSAMALDLLEDIDRSKLKCKFYAGANVQEEVGLRGATTSTYMVNPDLFIAVDCSPCSDTFEKTEVGGNLGEGFLIRFYDPRALMHQGMKKFIEELAEKNNIKFQYYSSLGGTDAAAAQLSRGGTLACTIGMPARYIHSTTSMIHKDDYLAVKSIILKMLETLDWDTIKEIKSNV, encoded by the coding sequence ATGAAAAAGTTTTATAAAGATTTAGTTGAAATACCTGGGGTATCCTCTCATGAAAAATATGTTAGAAAATACATGAGAATGCATTTAGAGAAATTAAGTGATAAAATCATTGAAGATAACTTAGGTTCGATATTTGGTGGGATTAACTTAGAGTCTGAAGGTCCGACAGTAATGATGGCAGGGCATATGGATGAAATAGGCGCTATGGTAAAAGGCATCAATAAAAATGGTACAGTAAAGATGATGGCTATTGGCGGAATAAGCCCTCAAGTAGTTGTTTCACAACATATGAATATTGTGAGAGATGATGGGTCATTTGTTCCTGGTGTGGTTGGAGCAAAACCACCTCATCTATTGAGAGATAATACCAGTAAACAAGTTTCAAGTTTTGATGACTTTCATTTAGATATTGGGGCTGATGATGAAGATCATGCTAGATCATTAGGAATTAAAATTGGTCAACAAATTGTTTTTGAAAACGATTATAAAGAATCAATTGATGGGAAAAAGATTTTTTCAAAAGCTTGGGACAATCGTTTTGGGTCAGCCATGGCTTTAGATTTATTAGAAGATATCGATAGAAGTAAATTAAAATGTAAATTCTATGCTGGAGCCAATGTTCAAGAAGAAGTAGGCTTAAGAGGAGCAACAACATCAACTTATATGGTAAACCCTGACTTGTTTATAGCAGTTGATTGTTCTCCTTGTTCTGATACTTTTGAAAAAACTGAGGTTGGAGGAAATTTAGGAGAAGGTTTCTTAATTCGTTTTTATGATCCTAGAGCTTTAATGCATCAAGGTATGAAGAAGTTTATTGAAGAGTTAGCAGAAAAAAACAATATCAAGTTTCAATATTATAGTTCCTTAGGCGGAACTGATGCAGCAGCTGCACAGTTATCGCGAGGAGGGACTTTAGCTTGTACAATTGGTATGCCAGCTAGATATATTCATTCAACAACATCGATGATTCATAAAGATGACTATCTAGCAGTTAAAAGTATTATCTTAAAAATGCTTGAAACACTAGATTGGGATACAATAAAAGAAATTAAATCAAACGTATAA
- a CDS encoding type III pantothenate kinase, whose protein sequence is MKLAIDIGNTTITIGLSKDGIDILKIYKINTDKQKSSDEYAVILNDYIKECNQVIISSVVPELNEGFRDYFQDTFNLKPMFVGHGIKTGIKINSDNPKEVGADLISNSVAATNLYDETCLIIDLGTATTFTYLEDKTLRGAAIATGLTTSKDALFSKTSLLPQVELRAPKKALGKNSVDAFRSGLIYGHASMIDGMVRRIKLEIKKPDLTVIMTGGHTRFIHELCEEKIIRDDLLILKGLLIILDKNTN, encoded by the coding sequence ATGAAGTTAGCAATTGATATTGGTAACACCACCATTACAATTGGTTTATCAAAAGATGGAATTGATATTTTAAAAATATATAAGATTAATACAGACAAGCAAAAATCATCTGATGAATATGCAGTGATATTGAATGACTATATTAAAGAATGTAATCAAGTTATTATTTCTTCAGTCGTTCCTGAACTCAATGAAGGATTTAGAGATTATTTTCAAGATACATTTAATTTAAAACCTATGTTTGTTGGACATGGAATTAAAACAGGTATAAAGATTAATTCTGATAATCCAAAGGAAGTTGGTGCTGATTTAATTTCTAATTCAGTTGCGGCAACCAATCTTTATGATGAAACTTGTTTAATTATTGATTTAGGTACAGCAACGACTTTTACCTATTTAGAAGATAAGACTTTAAGAGGTGCAGCTATAGCTACTGGCCTAACAACCAGTAAAGATGCACTGTTTTCAAAAACCTCTTTATTACCCCAAGTTGAGCTAAGAGCTCCAAAGAAAGCCTTGGGTAAAAATTCAGTAGATGCTTTTAGATCTGGATTAATTTATGGGCATGCTTCAATGATTGATGGTATGGTAAGACGGATTAAACTGGAAATCAAAAAACCTGATTTAACAGTTATTATGACTGGAGGACATACAAGATTTATTCATGAATTATGTGAAGAAAAAATTATTAGAGATGACTTACTAATTCTTAAAGGTTTACTTATCATCTTAGATAAGAACACAAATTAA
- a CDS encoding ECF transporter S component encodes MQKEKVVLSKHDKIRRMTILAMFVAIIIVMGMVPFLGFIPFLGLSFQIITIPVIIGAVILGRKEGLILGTVFGIVSLIRGAMSGGFDFLFVLPWISVLPRMIFGWVIYDVFKFFKKLLPKNRLVALALGFLIVSLIHTLLVVPMLATGFPIVFESPSIYEGVLKGEYGADTIAGLEGLQSFNTIIKWMFGVLISNGIGEAVLAMLIGSVVTDRLIAYLTSNNESILIGSVYEVSN; translated from the coding sequence ATGCAAAAAGAAAAAGTAGTATTATCTAAACACGACAAAATTCGTCGAATGACTATCTTGGCTATGTTTGTCGCAATTATTATTGTTATGGGTATGGTTCCCTTCTTAGGGTTCATTCCCTTCTTAGGATTATCTTTTCAAATAATTACTATACCGGTAATTATTGGGGCAGTGATTTTAGGAAGAAAAGAAGGTTTAATTCTTGGAACTGTCTTTGGGATTGTATCTTTAATTAGAGGTGCAATGAGTGGAGGATTTGATTTTCTATTTGTATTACCTTGGATTTCAGTTTTACCAAGAATGATTTTTGGATGGGTTATCTATGATGTCTTCAAGTTTTTTAAAAAACTATTGCCGAAGAATCGTTTGGTTGCTTTGGCCTTAGGGTTTTTAATTGTCTCTTTAATTCACACCCTTCTTGTGGTGCCAATGCTTGCGACAGGATTCCCGATTGTTTTTGAATCACCTAGTATCTATGAAGGCGTTCTAAAGGGTGAATACGGTGCAGATACTATCGCTGGATTGGAAGGCTTACAATCATTTAATACCATCATTAAATGGATGTTTGGTGTTTTAATCAGCAATGGTATAGGAGAGGCTGTCTTAGCCATGTTAATTGGTTCTGTAGTCACTGATCGTTTGATAGCTTATTTAACTTCAAATAACGAATCTATTTTAATAGGAAGCGTTTATGAAGTTAGCAATTGA
- a CDS encoding hemolysin family protein, producing MEIELILLFILILIIINGYFAASEMALVSVKQSKIDDLIKNGNKKAVLLKKIKSDSTRYLSTIQVAITLAGFLSSALAGSNLSDNLVQILANININIPQNIAVILITVVLSYITLVFGELVPKRIALLNPLRFSLSSVRVVYFAMIITKPAVWLLSKTTKGILNILGIKKRQGDNELSESEIKSLIRHGHSEGLYQTQEKEMLENIFNFDDIHAEAIMTPRTNVYAIDIEDTLEEILNQIMESRYSRIPIYEDNIDNILGIIHVKDILISAKKIGFDNLDIKKLLRKPYYVPTSIKINKLFRKMQENNYQMAIILDDYGGMEGVITIEDLIEEIVGNIYDEYDPIEEEIKQISDHQYLVNGTMSIQDINRYLNIYIDTDNETLSGLIIDELEYIPKATKADVVYHKNYVFEVKSVINNRIDKVLITIEKELS from the coding sequence ATGGAAATTGAACTGATACTCTTATTTATACTCATTTTAATCATCATCAATGGCTATTTTGCTGCTAGTGAAATGGCTTTAGTTTCTGTTAAACAATCTAAGATTGATGATTTAATAAAAAATGGAAATAAAAAAGCTGTTTTGTTAAAAAAAATTAAATCGGACTCAACAAGATACTTATCTACCATTCAAGTAGCAATCACCTTAGCAGGCTTCTTATCAAGTGCTTTGGCTGGTTCAAACTTATCAGATAATCTTGTTCAAATACTAGCAAATATCAATATTAATATACCTCAAAATATAGCTGTCATTTTGATTACAGTTGTATTATCTTATATTACTTTGGTCTTTGGGGAGTTAGTGCCCAAAAGAATTGCTTTATTGAATCCTTTAAGGTTCTCATTAAGTTCAGTTAGAGTTGTATATTTTGCAATGATCATTACTAAACCTGCAGTTTGGTTGTTATCAAAAACCACGAAAGGTATATTAAATATCCTTGGAATTAAGAAACGACAAGGTGATAATGAACTCTCTGAAAGTGAAATTAAGAGTCTAATTAGACATGGTCATTCAGAAGGCTTGTATCAAACACAAGAAAAAGAAATGTTAGAGAACATCTTTAATTTTGATGATATTCATGCTGAAGCAATTATGACCCCAAGAACGAATGTTTATGCTATCGACATTGAAGATACCTTAGAGGAAATCCTTAATCAAATTATGGAATCTAGGTATTCAAGAATTCCAATCTATGAAGACAATATTGATAATATTTTAGGTATTATTCATGTAAAAGATATATTGATTAGCGCAAAGAAAATTGGTTTTGATAATTTAGATATTAAAAAACTTCTAAGAAAACCTTATTATGTTCCTACAAGTATCAAAATAAATAAACTATTTAGAAAAATGCAAGAAAACAACTATCAAATGGCAATAATACTCGATGATTATGGTGGCATGGAAGGTGTCATTACCATTGAAGATCTTATTGAAGAAATTGTTGGTAATATCTATGATGAATATGATCCTATTGAAGAAGAAATCAAACAAATTTCAGACCACCAATATTTAGTTAATGGGACGATGTCTATTCAGGATATAAACCGCTATTTAAATATATATATTGATACAGATAATGAAACTCTAAGCGGTCTTATCATCGATGAACTTGAATATATTCCTAAGGCAACAAAAGCTGATGTAGTATACCATAAAAATTATGTATTTGAAGTCAAATCCGTGATAAATAACCGGATAGATAAAGTCTTAATTACAATAGAAAAAGAGCTGTCTTAA
- a CDS encoding heavy metal translocating P-type ATPase, translated as MVRKIKMENLTCTNCIAKVERRTSRLSYVNSASFNFANQVLLVDFKDNYNEEQALNEIKAIVDVLEDNILTHYIEDQVEIKKKTFIGEYKYVLIGVFIILLDLIGFRVFPLINRWFNINIPQIESPLSDILYWVGYLFLISKMLFLQIRGLKNFNFFDENTLMIIATIAAMAIGQYEEAIAVVIFYSVGEYLQGRAVDKSRNEVASLINLKVDYANVLENNEVIIKEPDQVHIGDILVVKNGERIPLDGVIVKGSTSLNTSELTGESKLKTVNEGDQILSGNINVGDIIHLEVTKTYENSTLSKIIDLIENSTNKKSKRELLITKFAKVYTPIVVSLAGLLVLYGLIFDINNVLTPYGYIYRAAIFLVISCPCSLVLSVPLSYYAGIGTAAKHGILFKGSSYLHSITEVETIAMDKTGTLTHGDFFIQEYSNEETLRYAASIERYSNHPIARAIVDFNHQEVFDVENIQEVPGYGIQGTIDGKILLAGSKSFLKKNNIFIEDEKLPIGSYTFVSYDNNYIGYIIIKDELKETSMQTVRELSQEYDTVMLTGDNEKSARDIAMQLGGIEYYAELLPEGKIEQFNNITTNSVSMFVGDGINDAPLLKSADIGVSMGSASDLAIEVSDVIIINNDIRLLDKAFRIAKKTRFLSAENIIFSIGVKIIFLTMSAFGFMWMWLSIFADVGVAILCVLNALRIIYEKKYLTSKAKIKKE; from the coding sequence ATGGTAAGAAAAATAAAAATGGAAAACCTAACTTGTACAAACTGTATTGCTAAAGTTGAAAGACGAACTTCACGTTTAAGTTATGTAAATAGCGCTTCTTTTAATTTCGCAAATCAAGTTCTTTTAGTCGATTTTAAAGATAATTATAATGAAGAACAAGCTTTAAATGAAATCAAGGCTATTGTTGATGTTTTGGAAGATAATATTCTGACACATTATATTGAAGATCAGGTTGAAATAAAAAAGAAAACTTTTATAGGCGAATATAAATACGTGCTTATAGGTGTTTTTATTATCTTACTTGACTTAATTGGTTTTAGAGTTTTTCCTTTAATTAATCGATGGTTTAATATTAATATACCGCAGATTGAATCACCCTTAAGTGATATTCTATATTGGGTTGGTTATCTATTCTTAATCTCTAAGATGCTTTTCTTACAAATTCGCGGATTAAAGAATTTTAATTTCTTTGATGAAAACACTCTAATGATTATAGCAACTATTGCAGCTATGGCCATCGGTCAATATGAAGAAGCAATTGCAGTTGTGATATTTTATTCTGTGGGTGAATACCTACAAGGTAGAGCCGTTGATAAATCTCGAAATGAAGTTGCTTCATTAATTAATTTAAAAGTAGATTATGCAAATGTTCTTGAAAACAATGAAGTTATTATTAAAGAACCAGATCAAGTTCATATCGGGGATATTTTGGTTGTCAAAAATGGAGAGCGTATTCCTTTAGATGGTGTGATCGTCAAAGGTTCTACATCCTTAAACACTTCTGAATTAACAGGTGAATCTAAATTAAAAACAGTCAATGAAGGAGACCAAATTCTCAGTGGTAATATTAATGTTGGTGACATTATTCATTTAGAAGTTACCAAAACCTATGAGAACTCTACCTTATCGAAAATTATTGATTTAATTGAAAACTCAACCAACAAAAAATCTAAAAGAGAATTACTGATTACTAAATTCGCTAAAGTCTATACACCTATTGTTGTAAGCTTAGCTGGATTACTTGTTTTATATGGATTAATTTTTGATATTAATAATGTACTGACTCCTTATGGATATATATATAGGGCAGCTATTTTCCTTGTTATATCTTGCCCATGCTCATTAGTTCTTTCAGTACCTTTATCATATTATGCAGGTATAGGAACTGCAGCTAAACATGGCATTTTATTTAAAGGGTCTTCTTATCTCCATTCAATCACTGAAGTTGAAACAATTGCCATGGATAAAACCGGTACCTTAACTCATGGAGATTTCTTTATTCAAGAATACAGCAATGAAGAAACATTAAGGTATGCTGCTTCTATTGAGCGCTACTCAAATCATCCGATTGCTAGGGCTATTGTTGATTTTAACCACCAAGAGGTTTTTGATGTTGAAAACATACAAGAGGTTCCTGGATATGGTATTCAAGGTACCATAGATGGAAAAATTCTTTTGGCTGGATCAAAATCTTTTTTAAAGAAAAACAATATTTTCATAGAAGATGAAAAATTACCCATAGGTTCTTATACTTTTGTTTCATATGATAATAATTATATTGGCTATATCATAATTAAAGATGAATTAAAAGAAACTTCAATGCAGACAGTAAGAGAATTATCGCAAGAATATGATACAGTCATGTTAACTGGAGATAATGAAAAATCAGCGAGAGATATAGCTATGCAATTGGGTGGCATTGAATATTATGCTGAATTATTACCTGAGGGTAAAATTGAACAATTCAATAACATAACAACCAACTCAGTATCTATGTTTGTTGGCGATGGTATCAATGATGCACCTTTATTAAAAAGTGCAGATATTGGTGTCTCAATGGGCTCTGCATCTGATCTAGCCATTGAGGTATCTGATGTTATTATCATTAACAACGATATTAGGTTACTTGATAAAGCCTTTCGGATCGCAAAAAAAACTAGATTTCTTTCTGCAGAAAATATTATTTTCTCCATAGGTGTCAAAATAATTTTCTTAACAATGTCTGCTTTTGGTTTTATGTGGATGTGGCTATCAATTTTCGCTGATGTGGGTGTAGCTATTTTATGTGTATTAAATGCTTTAAGAATTATTTATGAAAAAAAATACTTAACTTCAAAAGCAAAAATAAAGAAGGAATAA
- the trmB gene encoding tRNA (guanosine(46)-N7)-methyltransferase TrmB, translating to MRLRNVKYAKELIHSYPDYVVLKPKNHKGKWRDLFENKKPIQVEIGCGKGKFIYESGLYNPEKNFIGIEKFDSVIVRALEKLILEPLDNVKLIRFDATHINDIFKENEVEHLYLNFSDPWPKLRHSKRRLTSPQFLEKYHHILKDGAIIDMKTDNYALFEYSLMMFNQSDYFAIIDVSLDLYKDLPATNIQTEFEMKFVEENNAIYYIKAQHKGEIE from the coding sequence ATGCGTCTTAGAAATGTAAAATACGCAAAAGAGTTGATTCACTCCTATCCTGATTATGTGGTATTAAAACCTAAAAATCATAAAGGAAAATGGCGTGATTTATTTGAAAATAAGAAACCAATTCAAGTAGAAATCGGTTGTGGTAAAGGTAAATTCATCTATGAGTCTGGACTATACAATCCAGAAAAGAATTTTATAGGTATCGAAAAATTTGATTCAGTTATTGTTAGAGCTCTAGAAAAGTTAATATTAGAGCCGCTAGATAATGTGAAATTAATTCGTTTTGATGCAACTCATATTAATGATATATTTAAAGAAAATGAGGTTGAACATTTATATCTTAATTTTTCTGATCCTTGGCCTAAGTTAAGACATTCGAAAAGAAGATTAACATCACCTCAGTTCCTTGAGAAGTATCATCATATTTTAAAAGATGGTGCTATTATTGATATGAAAACAGATAATTACGCTTTGTTTGAATACTCTTTAATGATGTTTAATCAATCTGATTATTTTGCTATTATCGATGTATCTTTAGATTTATATAAAGATTTACCAGCAACTAATATTCAAACAGAGTTTGAAATGAAGTTTGTTGAAGAAAACAATGCTATATATTATATAAAAGCTCAACACAAAGGAGAAATTGAATGA
- the polA gene encoding DNA polymerase I, whose protein sequence is MKKKLLLVDASNLLFRSYYATAYTGNLMQTSDGKFTNGIYGFVRAMKTLLERGYTHVIVALDSLGKTHRHQIYEDYKGTRQDTPPELIEQFAYMEDYLKAAGVYFYRQESFEADDVIGYAVKHFKDDFDEIMIYSNDQDLMQLIDDHVFQLISKKGLSEIEIYDKKALDEKLGLSPQQIPDFKGLVGDSSDNIPGIKGVGKKTAEKLLKEYHSLENIIEHIDDLKGKLKERIEEGKDLAVFSKELATIKCDFDNQMNIKDSEYKGYKEEALANFYRQMSFRSFLNEINKDKKVEIYEYKSISGQELEQVKLGDGYLHLELYEDNYHSSDKIGFSLISNNQTYYIDYDQALKSKNFTNWLKDEDKKKYVYDLKKIKVALLWDGFDLRGVDFDLLLGAYLINPNIYQDDFSQVVRSLDHDDVLSDDLIYGRGAKKTMPEKERLIKHMITKVKAIKALHQQVKEKIQENQQVVLFNEIEIPLANTLAMMEFEGINIDQEQLISLGKDLDKQLHRLESEIYALAGEDFNINSPKQLSEILFEKLDLPAKKKTKSGYSTDISVLNKLKNIHPIINLIIDYRTYSKLKSTYIEGLLAALQLKDDQKIHTIYQQALTKTGRLSSKEPNLQNLPIKTEIGRELRKVFVGEKDHVLLSLDYSQIELRVVAELANVKNLKLAFKEDKDIHLETAKKIFGKEEISANERSIAKAINFSIIYGKTTWGLSEELDISPKEAERFINAYFETYPEIKEYTDKQIEFAQKHGYVVTMFNRKTFIPEIGSKNYQTREFGKRIAMNAPIQGSAADILKAAMVKIDRLFKNEKVKSKIILQIHDEIVLDVFKDELDKVIEITKTTMENILDIESKLLVHYSYGQSLYEVK, encoded by the coding sequence ATGAAAAAGAAATTATTATTGGTAGATGCTAGTAACTTATTATTTAGGTCTTATTATGCAACAGCCTATACAGGTAATTTAATGCAAACAAGTGATGGAAAATTCACCAATGGAATTTATGGTTTCGTTAGAGCTATGAAAACCCTGCTTGAAAGAGGTTATACTCATGTTATAGTTGCTTTAGATTCTTTAGGAAAAACCCATAGACATCAAATCTATGAAGACTATAAAGGCACTAGACAAGATACACCACCTGAGCTGATAGAACAATTTGCATACATGGAAGATTATTTAAAGGCAGCTGGTGTTTATTTTTATAGACAAGAATCATTTGAAGCTGATGATGTTATAGGTTATGCAGTGAAGCATTTCAAGGATGATTTTGATGAAATCATGATTTATAGCAATGATCAAGACTTAATGCAGTTAATTGATGACCACGTCTTTCAATTGATTTCAAAAAAAGGATTATCTGAAATCGAGATTTATGATAAAAAAGCACTTGACGAAAAATTAGGATTAAGTCCCCAACAAATACCTGATTTTAAAGGTTTAGTAGGTGATTCATCGGATAATATTCCCGGGATAAAAGGTGTTGGAAAAAAGACTGCTGAAAAATTATTAAAAGAATATCATTCTCTAGAAAATATTATTGAGCATATTGATGACCTAAAAGGAAAGCTTAAAGAACGCATAGAAGAAGGCAAAGATCTTGCGGTTTTTTCTAAAGAGTTAGCGACTATTAAGTGTGATTTTGATAATCAAATGAATATCAAAGATTCCGAATATAAAGGATACAAAGAAGAAGCATTGGCTAATTTCTACAGACAAATGAGTTTCAGATCATTTTTAAATGAAATTAATAAAGATAAAAAAGTTGAAATATATGAATATAAAAGTATTAGTGGTCAAGAGTTAGAACAAGTAAAACTTGGAGATGGCTACTTACACCTAGAACTATATGAAGATAATTATCATAGTTCTGATAAAATTGGATTCTCATTAATAAGCAACAATCAAACTTATTATATAGATTATGACCAAGCTTTAAAATCAAAGAACTTTACAAACTGGCTAAAAGATGAAGATAAAAAGAAGTATGTATATGATTTAAAGAAAATCAAAGTAGCTTTGCTTTGGGATGGGTTTGATTTAAGGGGTGTTGATTTCGATTTATTGTTAGGCGCTTATTTAATCAATCCTAATATCTATCAAGATGATTTCTCTCAAGTTGTTAGATCCTTAGACCATGATGATGTCTTATCTGATGATCTTATTTATGGGCGTGGAGCTAAAAAGACAATGCCTGAAAAAGAAAGATTAATCAAACACATGATCACTAAAGTTAAAGCAATTAAAGCCCTACACCAACAAGTTAAAGAGAAAATCCAAGAAAATCAACAAGTTGTCTTATTCAATGAAATAGAAATTCCTTTGGCTAACACTCTGGCTATGATGGAATTTGAAGGTATTAATATTGACCAAGAACAACTTATTTCTTTAGGAAAAGACTTAGATAAGCAGCTCCATAGATTAGAATCTGAAATCTATGCTCTGGCTGGGGAAGATTTTAATATCAATTCACCAAAACAGTTATCAGAAATTTTATTTGAAAAATTAGATCTTCCAGCTAAGAAAAAAACAAAAAGTGGTTATTCAACTGATATATCAGTCTTAAATAAATTGAAGAATATTCATCCTATCATTAATTTAATCATTGACTACAGAACTTACTCAAAGTTAAAATCTACTTATATAGAAGGCTTATTGGCCGCTTTACAACTAAAAGATGATCAGAAAATCCATACCATATACCAACAAGCATTAACAAAAACAGGTAGATTATCTTCTAAAGAACCTAATTTACAAAACTTACCAATTAAGACAGAAATTGGCAGAGAATTAAGAAAGGTTTTTGTTGGAGAAAAGGACCATGTGCTTTTATCGCTTGACTATTCACAAATTGAGCTAAGGGTTGTTGCAGAACTAGCTAATGTCAAGAACCTAAAATTAGCATTTAAAGAAGATAAGGACATACACTTAGAGACTGCTAAAAAAATTTTTGGAAAAGAAGAAATATCAGCCAATGAAAGATCAATTGCAAAGGCCATTAATTTTTCAATCATCTATGGTAAAACCACTTGGGGTCTTTCAGAGGAACTAGATATTTCACCTAAAGAAGCTGAACGATTTATCAATGCTTATTTTGAAACATACCCAGAGATTAAAGAATACACCGATAAGCAAATTGAATTTGCTCAAAAACATGGATATGTAGTCACGATGTTTAACCGTAAAACCTTTATTCCTGAAATAGGGTCGAAAAATTATCAAACAAGAGAATTCGGTAAAAGAATTGCGATGAATGCACCTATTCAAGGAAGTGCTGCAGATATTTTAAAAGCAGCTATGGTTAAGATTGATCGTTTATTTAAAAATGAGAAAGTGAAATCTAAAATAATTCTTCAAATTCATGATGAAATTGTCTTGGATGTTTTTAAAGATGAACTCGATAAAGTCATCGAGATTACCAAGACTACTATGGAGAATATTTTAGATATTGAAAGTAAATTACTTGTCCATTATTCTTATGGTCAAAGTCTTTATGAGGTTAAATAA
- the pepV gene encoding dipeptidase PepV, which yields MNWLDIAKNYEEEYIRIVKELLQIPTVLEKYDPENLEAPFGLEIRKALDYMLDLGKKDGFLVKDIDHYAGHIEMGEGKEVLGILGHLDVVPAGGKWNQPPFSAYEEDGKIYARGAMDDKGPTIAAYIAMKMLKDQGVKLNKKVRLILGTDEESGMRGIKRYLEKEQMPDLGFAPDAEFPLIYAEKGIYAFTYTGKVTDKLLMSLEAGDRFNVVPDECKAILSENKDKEFNKFLKDNKIQGEIKDNNEYVVYGKNAHAAWPHLGVNAISLMTKFLIKLTNNPFVHMLNKYLTDDHLGKKLGLDIHDKEMDDLTLNLAFIHYDGKEVEVGLNIRYPKNYDFEEGEKKIIKAGKEFALIYNKNSNSKPHYVSPEDDLVKALHESYIKYTNDTESKIMSIGGGTYSRVLKKAVAFGPALPGDEDLAHQPNEYLKVKDMMNAVAIYAEGIMRLAGF from the coding sequence ATGAATTGGTTAGACATTGCGAAAAATTATGAAGAAGAATATATCCGCATTGTAAAGGAATTGTTACAAATACCAACAGTTTTAGAAAAGTATGATCCTGAAAATTTAGAAGCCCCTTTTGGCTTGGAAATTCGTAAAGCTTTGGATTATATGTTAGATTTAGGGAAGAAAGATGGCTTCTTAGTGAAAGATATAGATCATTATGCAGGTCATATAGAAATGGGTGAAGGCAAAGAAGTCTTAGGAATTCTTGGACATTTAGATGTTGTGCCAGCAGGTGGAAAATGGAACCAACCACCTTTTTCAGCTTATGAAGAAGATGGAAAGATTTATGCACGCGGCGCTATGGATGATAAAGGTCCTACGATAGCTGCATATATTGCTATGAAGATGTTAAAAGATCAAGGCGTTAAGTTAAACAAAAAAGTTAGATTAATCTTAGGTACAGATGAAGAATCAGGTATGAGAGGTATTAAACGTTATTTAGAGAAAGAACAAATGCCTGATTTAGGTTTTGCTCCAGATGCAGAATTTCCTTTAATTTACGCTGAAAAAGGAATCTATGCTTTTACCTATACTGGAAAAGTAACAGATAAACTTTTAATGTCATTAGAAGCTGGAGATAGATTTAATGTCGTTCCTGATGAATGTAAAGCTATTTTAAGTGAGAATAAAGACAAAGAGTTTAACAAATTTTTAAAAGATAATAAAATCCAAGGTGAAATTAAGGACAATAATGAATATGTTGTTTATGGCAAAAATGCTCATGCGGCTTGGCCACATTTAGGTGTCAACGCTATTTCTTTGATGACTAAATTTTTAATTAAATTGACCAATAATCCTTTTGTACATATGTTGAATAAATATTTGACTGATGATCATTTAGGAAAGAAATTAGGACTTGATATTCACGATAAAGAAATGGATGATTTAACGCTTAATTTAGCCTTTATACACTATGATGGTAAAGAAGTTGAAGTTGGACTTAATATAAGATATCCAAAGAATTATGATTTTGAAGAAGGCGAAAAAAAGATTATTAAAGCGGGAAAAGAGTTTGCATTAATTTATAATAAGAATTCTAATTCCAAACCTCATTACGTGTCTCCTGAAGATGATTTAGTAAAAGCTTTACATGAGTCATATATTAAATATACCAATGATACTGAAAGCAAAATAATGAGTATTGGTGGCGGAACCTATTCAAGAGTTTTGAAAAAAGCTGTTGCCTTTGGACCTGCACTACCTGGAGATGAAGACCTAGCTCATCAACCTAATGAATATTTAAAGGTAAAAGATATGATGAATGCAGTCGCTATTTACGCAGAAGGTATTATGAGATTGGCAGGATTTTAA